One part of the Rutidosis leptorrhynchoides isolate AG116_Rl617_1_P2 chromosome 1, CSIRO_AGI_Rlap_v1, whole genome shotgun sequence genome encodes these proteins:
- the LOC139852636 gene encoding pyruvate kinase isozyme A, chloroplastic-like, with the protein MKIKNLNQEKRFCVSVMIDTEDSQLHVVDHGTPPFVKTEFGSLLLKNVRVVVSPFKQAMKASMKVIVNELGNFMDF; encoded by the exons ATGAAGATCAAGAATTTGAATCAAGAAAAAAGATTTTGTGTTTCTGTGATGATTGATACCGAAGACAGTCAACTTCATGTTGTTGATCATGGAACTCCTCCTTTTGTCAAAACAGAG TTTGGTTCTTTACTACTGAAGAATGTGAGGGTTGTCGTTTCACCGTTCAAGCAAGCTATGAAGGCTTCGATGAAG GTGATTGTGAATGAGTTGGGCAATTTTATGGATTTTTAG